The following coding sequences are from one Nymphalis io chromosome 5, ilAglIoxx1.1, whole genome shotgun sequence window:
- the LOC126768707 gene encoding uncharacterized protein LOC126768707, whose translation MASDSDDLEQNIENLKTTVRKSFARIYATLKARELKTLRQLDVIRKQCEDNKDIEKNCVQNIKICYSNESTLLDYISKYGVIDFEKLHFDNSTFISEDYISPNDDHMYSYKTIEEITEKEDIEELEAIEEAAIKQITETEDCVCYVNVQTEEVSRKFRDLDTNINTVNVTECNNEDHKECNQVESIESSLEEKSGCSDIEVKKINPTDDWLNSIKNQTETEPSQVTDVMEHSTITCS comes from the exons atgGCGAGTGATTCCGATGATTTGgaacaaaatattgaaaac TTAAAAACTACAGTGCGGAAATCTTTTGCTCGTATATACGCGACCTTAAAAGCGAGAGAACTAAAAACTTTACGGCAGCTCGATGTTATTCGAAAACAATGCGAAGATAATAAAGACatagaaaaaaattgtgttcagaatattaaaatttgctaCAGTAATGAGTCAactttattagattatatatctaaatatggTGTAATTGATTTCGAGAAGCTTCATTTTGATAATAGTACATTTATATCAGAAGATTATATCAGTCCAAATGACGATCatatgtattcatataaaacaattgaagaaATAACTGAGAAAGAGGATATAGAAGAATTAGAAGCTATTGAAGAGGCagcaataaaacaaataactgaAACCGAAGATTGTGTGTGTTATGTGAATGTGCAAACCGAGGAAGTGTCAAGAAAATTTCGGGATTTAGATACTAATATAAACACTGTTAATGTTACTGAATGTAATAATGAAGATCATAAAGAATGTAATCAAGTTGAATCAATAGAAAGTAGCTTAGAAGAAAAAAGTGGATGTTCAGAtatagaagtaaaaaaaattaatcctaCAGATGACTGGcttaattctattaaaaatcaaaCTGAGACTGAACCATCACAAGTTACTGATGTAATGGAGCACAGTACTATAACTTGCTCTTag
- the LOC126768664 gene encoding phosphatidate cytidylyltransferase, photoreceptor-specific produces MSEIRHRRGDGDGNEKVETAGESDHVDSEEEKVLEEKYVDELAKSLPQGTDKTPEILDSALSGLSSRWRNWVIRGIFTWLMIGGFCLLIYGGPLALMITVLCVQVKCFEEIINIGYAVYRVHGLPWFRSLSWYFLLTSNYFFYGENLIDYFGVVINRTDYLHFLVTYHRFISFSLYCVGFVWFVLSLVKRYYMRQFSLFAWTHVALLIVVTQSYLIIQNIFEGLIWFIVPVSMIICNDVMAYVFGFFFGKTPLIKLSPKKTWEGFIGGGFSTVIFGLVLSYMMSQYPYLVCPIEYSESLGRMTMDCEPSSLFRLQDYTPPQFLQPVMKVLGREKFNMYPFMIHSLALSIFSSVIGPFGGFFASGFKRAFKIKDFGDVIPGHGGIMDRFDCQFLMATFVNVYITSFIRTATPQKLLQQVYNLKPEQQLQLFYALKESLEHRNILNMVP; encoded by the exons ATGAGTGAAATACGGCATCGTCGGGGTGACGGCGACGGCAATGAAAAAGTGGAAACGGCTGGAGAATCCGAtcat GTGGATTCGGAAGAGGAAAAGGTATTAGAAGAGAAATATGTCGACGAACTGGCAAAATCTTTACCTCAGGGTACTGATAAAACTCCAGAGATCCTCGACTCTGCTCTTTCTGGTCTTTCCTCACG ctGGAGAAACTGGGTGATCCGAGGCATCTTCACCTGGTTGATGATTGGTGGGTTTTGCTTGCTCATCTATGGAGGTCCTCTGGCACTCATGATAACA GTACTCTGCGTGCAAGTGAAGTGTTTTGAAGAAATTATCAACATAGGCTACGCTGTTTACCGAGTTCACGGCCTGCCCTGGTTCCGTTCCCTGTCGTGGTACTTTTTGTTGACGTCTAACTACTTTTTCTATGGGGAGAATCTCATTGACTACTTCGGCGTCGTGATCAATAGAACT GACTATCTTCATTTCTTGGTCACGTACCATCGGTTCATCTCCTTTAGTCTCTACTGCGTCGGCTTCGTCTGGTTCGTGCTGTCTCTGGTCAAACGTTACTACATGCGGCAGTTCAGCCTCTTCGCTTGGACTCATGTGGCTCTGCTGATCGTCGTCACCCAGAGCTATCTGATTATACAAAATATCTTTGAAG GCTTAATCTGGTTTATTGTACCGGTTTCTATGATCATTTGCAACGATGTGATGGCCTACGTGTTCGGTTTCTTCTTCGGAAAGACGCCATTGATCAAACTTAGCCCCAAGAAGACGTGGGAAGGCTTCATTGGCGGCGGCTTTTCAACTGTTATATTTGGACTCGTG TTGTCCTACATGATGTCACAGTATCCGTACTTGGTTTGCCCGATCGAGTACTCCGAATCCCTAGGACGTATGACGATGGACTGTGAACCGTCATCGCTCTTCCGCCTGCAGGACTACACTCCGCCGCAGTTCTTGCAACCGGTTATGAAAGTT TTGGGTCGCGAGAAGTTCAACATGTACCCGTTCATGATCCACTCGCTGGCGCTCAGTATCTTCAGTTCGGTCATCGGGCCCTTCGGCGGATTCTTTGCTTCTGGATTTAAACGAGCTTTCAAGATCAAG GACTTCGGAGACGTTATCCCGGGACACGGAGGCATCATGGATCGCTTCGACTGCCAGTTCCTAATGGCTACCTTCGTCAACGTGTACATCACTAGCTTCATCCGCACCGCCACTCCTCAGAAACTGCTGCAACAG GTTTACAATCTGAAGCCAGAGCAACAATTGCAGCTGTTCTATGCGCTGAAGGAGTCTCTGGAACACAGGAATATACTCAACATGGTACCCTAG